A DNA window from Thiothrix subterranea contains the following coding sequences:
- a CDS encoding pyruvate carboxylase, translated as MTRSIKKLLVANRGEIAIRILRAAAELKLCTVSIYTYEDRFSPHRYKADEAYQIGKDDEPLKPYLDIEAIIETAKRHHVDAIHPGYGFLSENVRFAQRCREEGIIFVGPTPEAMQRLGDKVAAKENAITAGLPVIEDSREPLDTVEIARREADRIGYPLMLKAASGGGGRGMRVLRDPSQLEGAYHDARNEALKAFGDATVFLEKYIDSPKHIEIQILGDTHGNLVHLYERDCSVQRRFQKVVEVAPSTSLKDETRENLYKYALAITRHVDYSCAGTVEFLVDKDERIYFIEVNPRVQVEHTITEEITGIDIVRSQILIAGGARLDDPEIGIPNQESVECNGYAVQCRITTEDPENGFKPDYGTIIAYRSSGGFGVRLDAGAAYPGAKVSPFFDSMLVKVTTWGRTLEGAANRNLRALQEFRIRGVKTNIGFLENVLQHEVFTTGKCAVTFIDNHPELFHTALRFDRGTKTLKFIGNVTVNGNPDVKYVDPNKHFRKPIIPDFDKLGAYPKGSKNLLDEMGAEKFCQWVKDQPNIFYTDTTLRDAHQSLLATRVRTDDMMKIAEGLAKNHPQLFSLELWGGATFDVAMRFLHECPWDRLKLLREAIPNILFQMLFRGSNAVGYTAYPDNVVEAFIEKSWENGIDVFRIFDSLNWIEGMRKSIQCVRERTGGIAEGTICYTGDVLNKDPSNKFNLQYYLDLAKQLEDAGAHMLAVKDMAGVLKPYAATTLITALKESVNIPIHLHTHDTASIQSATLLKAIEAGVDIVDGCMSSMSGLTSQVNLNSLIAAMEGQPREQPYNLKSLNAYANYWEDVREMYYPFESGLKAGTAEVYNHEIPGGQYSNLRPQAIALGLEHKFEEVKENYAVVNRMFGDIVKVTPSSKVVGDMAIYMTSNGLTEQDVMERGRTLAFPDSVIDLFKGGLGQVPGGFPKDLSDIILKGEKPYTGRPNDHLKPVDLDAAFEAFKQEFDPEQTFLDFLSFTMYPAVFREFYKHQQEYGEISHLPTSLFFYGLKLNEEVLVDLGRGKVLIIRLLYRSPTDENGMCGVTFDFNGQIRAVQIRDLSVKPTRATNRKAVDPNEVGTSLQGKLSAIMVKAGDEVEQNAPLFVIEAMKMETTITAPEAGKVKKVHLQAGELVEQGDLVVEFE; from the coding sequence ATGACTCGCTCAATCAAGAAACTTCTGGTCGCCAACCGTGGCGAAATTGCGATCCGTATCCTACGCGCAGCCGCCGAACTCAAGCTGTGTACGGTGTCGATTTACACCTACGAAGACCGTTTTTCACCGCACCGCTACAAGGCGGACGAAGCCTACCAGATCGGCAAAGACGACGAGCCGCTCAAGCCCTATCTCGATATTGAAGCCATTATTGAAACCGCGAAACGTCACCATGTTGACGCGATCCACCCCGGTTACGGCTTCTTGTCTGAAAACGTGCGATTTGCTCAGCGTTGTCGCGAAGAGGGTATTATTTTCGTGGGGCCGACCCCTGAAGCGATGCAGCGTTTAGGCGACAAAGTTGCCGCGAAAGAAAACGCCATCACCGCTGGTTTGCCCGTCATTGAAGACAGCCGCGAACCGCTGGATACGGTGGAAATTGCTCGTCGCGAAGCCGACCGTATTGGCTACCCGCTGATGCTCAAAGCCGCGTCGGGCGGTGGTGGACGTGGGATGCGCGTATTGCGTGACCCGTCGCAATTGGAAGGTGCGTACCACGATGCGCGTAACGAAGCGCTAAAAGCCTTCGGCGACGCTACCGTTTTCCTCGAAAAATACATCGACTCGCCCAAGCACATCGAAATCCAGATTTTGGGGGATACGCACGGTAATCTGGTGCATTTGTACGAGCGTGATTGCTCGGTGCAACGCCGCTTCCAGAAAGTGGTGGAAGTTGCGCCCAGCACCAGTTTGAAAGATGAAACCCGCGAAAATCTGTATAAATACGCCCTAGCCATTACCCGCCACGTGGATTATTCCTGCGCCGGTACGGTTGAATTCTTGGTCGATAAAGACGAGCGCATTTACTTCATCGAAGTGAACCCGCGTGTGCAGGTGGAACACACCATCACCGAAGAAATTACTGGCATCGACATTGTTCGCAGCCAGATTTTAATCGCTGGCGGTGCGCGGTTGGATGACCCTGAAATCGGTATTCCCAACCAAGAATCGGTCGAATGCAACGGTTATGCGGTGCAGTGTCGCATCACCACCGAAGACCCTGAAAACGGCTTCAAACCGGATTACGGCACAATTATCGCCTACCGCAGCAGCGGCGGTTTCGGCGTGCGGCTGGATGCTGGTGCAGCTTACCCCGGTGCGAAAGTATCGCCGTTTTTCGATTCCATGCTGGTCAAAGTGACGACGTGGGGGCGCACGCTGGAAGGTGCTGCCAACCGTAACTTACGTGCTTTGCAGGAATTCCGCATCCGTGGCGTGAAAACCAATATCGGTTTCCTCGAAAACGTGTTGCAACACGAAGTATTTACCACGGGCAAGTGCGCGGTGACGTTCATCGACAATCACCCCGAACTGTTCCACACTGCTTTGCGCTTTGACCGTGGCACCAAAACGCTGAAATTCATCGGCAATGTGACCGTTAACGGCAACCCAGATGTGAAATACGTCGACCCTAACAAGCATTTCCGCAAGCCGATCATTCCCGATTTCGACAAGCTAGGCGCATACCCTAAGGGCAGCAAAAACTTGCTGGACGAAATGGGTGCAGAAAAATTCTGCCAATGGGTGAAAGACCAGCCGAACATTTTCTACACCGATACCACCTTGCGTGATGCGCACCAGTCCTTACTGGCAACCCGTGTGCGTACCGACGATATGATGAAAATTGCGGAAGGTTTGGCGAAAAACCACCCGCAATTATTCTCGTTGGAACTGTGGGGCGGCGCGACGTTTGACGTGGCAATGCGCTTTTTGCACGAATGTCCGTGGGATCGTCTCAAGCTGTTGCGTGAAGCGATTCCGAATATCCTATTCCAGATGCTGTTCCGTGGCTCGAATGCGGTCGGTTATACCGCCTACCCCGACAATGTGGTGGAAGCCTTCATCGAAAAGTCGTGGGAAAACGGTATTGACGTATTCCGTATCTTCGACTCCTTGAACTGGATCGAAGGGATGCGTAAATCCATTCAGTGCGTGCGTGAGCGTACTGGCGGGATTGCAGAGGGCACGATTTGCTATACCGGCGATGTGTTGAACAAAGATCCGTCCAATAAATTCAACTTGCAATATTATTTGGATTTGGCGAAGCAGTTGGAAGATGCGGGTGCGCACATGCTGGCGGTCAAGGATATGGCAGGCGTGTTGAAGCCGTATGCGGCGACCACCTTGATTACTGCGTTGAAAGAATCGGTGAACATTCCGATTCATTTGCACACGCATGATACCGCGTCGATTCAATCCGCGACTTTGCTGAAAGCGATTGAAGCGGGTGTGGACATTGTGGATGGTTGCATGAGTTCCATGTCGGGGCTGACTTCACAGGTCAACTTGAACTCGTTGATTGCAGCGATGGAAGGGCAGCCGCGTGAACAGCCGTACAATCTCAAGTCGTTGAATGCTTACGCGAATTACTGGGAAGACGTGCGCGAAATGTACTATCCGTTCGAGTCTGGCTTGAAAGCGGGGACGGCGGAAGTGTACAACCACGAAATTCCGGGTGGTCAATATTCCAACCTGCGTCCGCAAGCGATTGCGCTGGGCTTGGAACACAAGTTCGAGGAAGTGAAGGAAAACTACGCTGTAGTCAACCGCATGTTCGGCGACATTGTGAAAGTTACTCCGTCGTCCAAAGTCGTCGGCGATATGGCGATTTACATGACCTCCAACGGTTTGACTGAGCAGGATGTGATGGAACGTGGTCGCACTTTGGCGTTCCCTGATTCCGTGATCGACCTGTTCAAAGGCGGCTTGGGACAAGTACCGGGCGGTTTCCCGAAAGACTTGAGTGACATCATTCTCAAAGGCGAGAAGCCGTACACGGGTCGTCCGAATGATCACTTGAAGCCGGTGGATTTGGATGCGGCATTTGAGGCGTTTAAGCAGGAGTTTGACCCTGAGCAAACGTTCCTCGATTTCCTGTCGTTCACCATGTATCCGGCGGTATTCCGCGAGTTCTATAAGCATCAGCAAGAATACGGCGAAATTAGCCATCTGCCGACTTCGCTGTTCTTCTACGGCTTGAAGCTGAATGAGGAAGTGCTGGTTGATTTGGGACGCGGTAAGGTGCTGATTATCCGCTTGCTGTACCGTTCGCCGACGGATGAGAACGGTATGTGTGGCGTGACATTTGACTTCAACGGGCAAATTCGTGCGGTGCAAATCCGCGATTTGTCGGTGAAGCCGACTCGTGCGACTAACCGCAAAGCGGTTGATCCGAATGAAGTCGGTACATCTTTGCAGGGCAAGCTCTCCGCCATTATGGTTAAAGCGGGCGATGAGGTAGAGCAGAATGCGCCGCTGTTTGTGATTGAGGCGATGAAGATGGAAACCACGATTACTGCGCCAGAAGCAGGTAAGGTGAAGAAAGTTCACTTGCAGGCTGGGGAGCTGGTCGAGCAGGGCGATTTGGTCGTCGAGTTCGAGTGA
- a CDS encoding Uma2 family endonuclease translates to MEWSEVIDNPLLQNLPFKIELNKFGKLLMSPASNSHGRFQGRIAGALWQRQPEGEVITECSIQTSEGVKVADVAWASAAFIAEFGYVTPYPKAPELCVEIVSPSNSKIEIAEKVELYLAKGAQEVWVVYENNRMEIFAHVGQIEQSKFAPDIKTKIFR, encoded by the coding sequence ATGGAATGGTCAGAAGTTATCGACAACCCATTACTGCAAAATTTACCGTTCAAGATCGAACTGAATAAGTTTGGCAAGCTGTTGATGAGTCCCGCCTCTAACAGCCACGGTAGGTTTCAAGGGCGTATTGCGGGTGCATTGTGGCAACGCCAACCCGAAGGCGAAGTCATCACGGAATGTTCGATTCAAACCTCAGAAGGTGTAAAAGTGGCGGATGTAGCGTGGGCTTCAGCGGCTTTCATTGCGGAATTTGGCTATGTCACACCGTACCCTAAAGCGCCGGAGCTGTGCGTTGAAATCGTATCACCCTCCAACTCCAAAATAGAAATTGCGGAAAAAGTGGAACTTTACCTCGCCAAAGGGGCGCAGGAAGTGTGGGTGGTGTACGAGAATAATCGCATGGAAATATTCGCCCATGTTGGACAGATTGAACAGAGCAAGTTTGCACCGGACATCAAAACCAAGATTTTCCGTTAA
- a CDS encoding ABC transporter permease subunit: MIKHKAWQRLLRNKMAVGSAIVLLLIAVLCVLGPLFSPHPYDEIYWDAMGIPPDAAQGFWFGTDANGRDLFVRTLIGGQISLMVGLAATSVSLLIGVLYGATAGYLGGRTDALMMRLVDVLYALPFMFFVILLMVYFGRSIFLIFVAIGAVEWLTMARIVRGQALSLKGRAFVEAARVSGVNHFGIIRRHIVPNTLGSVIVYATLTVPQVILFESFLSFLGLGVQEPLTSWGVLIAEGAAQMETAPWMLLFPAGFLAVTLFCLNFLGDGLRDALDPKGG, encoded by the coding sequence ATGATTAAACACAAAGCATGGCAGCGCTTATTGCGCAATAAAATGGCGGTCGGCAGCGCCATCGTCTTGCTGCTGATTGCCGTCTTGTGTGTGTTAGGGCCGTTGTTTAGCCCGCATCCTTACGACGAAATTTATTGGGATGCCATGGGAATTCCGCCCGATGCCGCGCAGGGATTCTGGTTTGGAACGGATGCGAATGGACGGGATTTGTTCGTGCGTACATTGATCGGTGGGCAGATTTCGTTAATGGTGGGCTTGGCGGCAACCTCGGTCAGTTTGCTGATCGGCGTTTTGTATGGGGCAACGGCGGGGTATTTGGGTGGGCGCACCGATGCGCTGATGATGCGGCTGGTGGATGTGTTGTATGCCCTGCCCTTTATGTTTTTTGTGATTTTGCTGATGGTGTATTTCGGGCGCAGCATTTTCCTGATCTTCGTGGCAATTGGCGCGGTGGAATGGCTGACCATGGCGCGAATTGTGCGGGGGCAAGCCTTATCCTTGAAAGGTCGCGCTTTTGTGGAAGCCGCACGGGTCAGCGGCGTGAATCATTTTGGGATTATTCGCCGTCATATCGTCCCCAATACCTTGGGATCAGTGATTGTGTATGCCACCTTGACCGTGCCACAAGTGATTTTATTTGAATCGTTTTTGAGCTTTTTAGGCTTGGGGGTGCAAGAGCCGCTCACCAGTTGGGGCGTATTGATTGCAGAAGGGGCGGCACAAATGGAAACTGCGCCGTGGATGTTATTGTTTCCGGCTGGATTTTTGGCGGTGACGTTGTTCTGCCTTAATTTTTTAGGCGATGGTTTACGGGATGCGTTGGATCCGAAAGGGGGATGA
- the oppB gene encoding oligopeptide ABC transporter permease OppB, which translates to MLQYVVKRLLGALPTLLVIITLAFFLIRLAPGGPFDTERPMPPEIAANMERAYHLDRPLPVQYGYYLLNVLQGDLGPSFKYKDHSVSSLIAEGFPVSLQLGVFAMLLALLIGIPAGMLAALHHNRALDHAVMAVSMTGITVPNFVMAPLLALVFGVFLHWLPVAGWDQGWKSAVLPVIALALPQIAYAARLIRASVLETLSSPHIRTAVAKGLPLRLIVWRHVLKGALLPVLSWLGPATAAIITGSVVIEQIFGIPGIGRHFVQGALNRDYTLVMGVVIFYGVLIILMNLLVDVIYGWMDPRVRYD; encoded by the coding sequence ATGTTGCAGTATGTCGTTAAACGCTTGCTAGGTGCGCTGCCCACCTTGCTAGTGATCATCACGTTGGCGTTCTTTTTAATCCGCTTAGCACCGGGCGGGCCGTTTGATACCGAACGCCCCATGCCACCGGAAATTGCGGCGAATATGGAACGCGCTTACCACTTGGATAGGCCGTTGCCGGTGCAATACGGGTATTATTTGCTCAATGTATTGCAGGGGGATTTGGGCCCGTCGTTTAAGTACAAGGATCACAGCGTCAGCAGCTTGATTGCGGAAGGGTTTCCGGTGTCTTTGCAATTGGGGGTGTTTGCGATGTTGCTTGCCTTGCTGATTGGGATTCCGGCGGGAATGTTGGCGGCGTTGCATCACAACCGTGCGCTCGATCATGCGGTGATGGCAGTGTCCATGACGGGTATTACTGTGCCTAATTTTGTAATGGCACCGTTATTGGCGTTGGTGTTTGGGGTATTTTTGCATTGGCTGCCGGTAGCTGGTTGGGATCAAGGCTGGAAATCAGCCGTGTTGCCGGTAATTGCGCTGGCATTACCGCAAATAGCGTATGCAGCGCGGCTAATACGTGCCAGTGTGCTGGAAACGCTGTCTAGCCCGCATATTCGTACCGCTGTTGCGAAAGGTTTACCCTTGCGGCTGATTGTGTGGCGGCATGTGTTAAAAGGGGCATTGCTGCCAGTATTGTCTTGGCTGGGGCCTGCGACAGCGGCGATTATTACCGGGTCGGTAGTGATTGAGCAGATTTTCGGGATTCCGGGCATCGGGCGGCATTTTGTGCAGGGGGCATTGAACCGAGATTACACCTTGGTCATGGGCGTGGTGATCTTTTACGGCGTGTTGATTATTTTGATGAATTTGCTGGTGGATGTGATTTACGGCTGGATGGATCCGAGGGTGCGTTATGATTAA
- a CDS encoding ArsR/SmtB family transcription factor, whose translation MHTSEHSIMVNGIPIQEDDIEYASRSLKAASHPLRLKIMCLLSQHEMTVQDIVDHVGTSQSNVSQHLAIMRDKGLLSSHRVANRVYYCLAESRRALLQACSSLR comes from the coding sequence ATGCACACATCAGAACACAGTATTATGGTTAATGGCATTCCGATACAAGAAGACGATATCGAATATGCAAGCCGTTCCCTCAAAGCCGCGTCTCATCCATTGCGCTTAAAAATCATGTGTTTACTCTCACAACATGAGATGACAGTGCAAGATATTGTGGATCATGTCGGCACGAGTCAAAGCAATGTTTCCCAACATTTAGCGATCATGCGTGACAAGGGCTTGTTGTCTTCGCATCGGGTGGCTAATCGTGTCTATTACTGCCTTGCTGAATCCCGCCGTGCTTTGTTACAAGCGTGTTCTTCGCTCCGTTAG
- a CDS encoding CPBP family intramembrane glutamic endopeptidase has translation MNTSYLSLASLGKNHWWRYALGLLVIAIFWQVLGAIPLGIMVVMLLGDDDPNTNVDLSTLQFEGVNSLWPYLGINFTLLAMLLGVFVTVRFLHKRYFTSLITPLMRIDWKLMLKGFFVFFALIALATLLEALSQPAGYQMTFDATQFLMFLPIALVITPLQAAAEELLFRGYLMQGLGLWGRGAVIPVLGSSLLFMAAHLANPEMGADAYLIPLLYLLMGLFLAIITVKSNSLELAIGVHAANNLFTVLIMNYVDSALPAPSLFTANEIDPVASLISFVVVAALFYWIMFVWQRHDNIKI, from the coding sequence GTGAACACAAGTTATCTAAGCTTAGCCAGCCTAGGCAAAAATCATTGGTGGCGTTATGCGCTTGGCTTATTAGTCATTGCGATTTTTTGGCAGGTATTGGGTGCTATTCCGTTAGGAATCATGGTGGTTATGTTGCTAGGTGATGATGACCCTAACACGAATGTCGATCTGAGCACCTTGCAGTTTGAGGGGGTCAATAGCTTGTGGCCTTATTTGGGAATTAATTTCACCCTGCTGGCGATGTTGCTGGGCGTGTTTGTGACGGTGCGTTTTTTGCACAAACGTTATTTCACCAGTTTGATAACGCCGTTAATGCGCATTGATTGGAAGCTCATGCTGAAGGGATTTTTCGTATTCTTTGCTTTGATTGCGCTGGCAACGTTGTTGGAAGCGTTATCCCAGCCTGCGGGGTATCAAATGACGTTTGACGCAACGCAATTTTTGATGTTTTTGCCGATTGCACTGGTGATTACGCCGCTTCAGGCGGCAGCGGAAGAATTGCTATTCCGTGGTTATTTAATGCAAGGCTTGGGTTTGTGGGGGCGTGGTGCTGTTATACCGGTGTTGGGGTCTTCGTTGCTGTTCATGGCGGCGCATTTGGCAAATCCAGAAATGGGCGCGGATGCTTACCTGATTCCTTTATTGTATTTATTAATGGGCTTGTTTTTGGCTATTATTACTGTCAAAAGCAATTCTTTGGAATTGGCGATTGGGGTTCATGCCGCGAATAATTTGTTCACCGTGTTGATTATGAATTATGTCGATTCGGCATTGCCTGCCCCGTCGCTGTTCACCGCTAATGAAATTGATCCGGTGGCGAGTCTGATCAGCTTTGTGGTGGTTGCCGCCTTGTTCTATTGGATTATGTTTGTCTGGCAACGCCACGATAATATTAAGATTTAA
- a CDS encoding cobyrinate a,c-diamide synthase — translation MARIFISATHKSSGKTTLSIGLCAVLHAQGLRVQPFKKGPDYIDPLWLGAASQRPCHNLDFNTMTPAEIIQTVQHYSQNADIALIEANKGLYDGMALDGSDSNAAVAKLTQSPVILVVDSRGMTRGIAPLLLGYQAFDREVNIAGIIFNRVGGARHAAKLRESVEHYTDIKVLGAVQNNPEMEIEERHLGLMPSNESGAAEQQIARIRDLVAEQVDLRAVLGIAERAVGLEGRAIHESPLQYSGSLSIGICQDPAFGFYYPGDLEALQQAGATLVPVNTLQDTALPAIDGLFIGGGFPETHMQQLAANTSMRDSIRRAIDNGLPTYAECGGLMYLSRSLIWNGQQAPMVGVIPGDAVMHTKPQGRGYVKLQETADMPWPGGDTLHTINAHEFHYSRLENLTATGKFAYRMRRGTGIDGQHDGWVYRNLLASYTHMRDTSQFRWAQRFVEFIRQTQRNSIA, via the coding sequence ATGGCAAGAATTTTTATCTCCGCAACGCACAAATCCTCCGGCAAAACCACACTGTCCATCGGTCTGTGTGCCGTTTTGCACGCCCAAGGTTTACGTGTCCAGCCGTTCAAAAAAGGCCCGGATTATATCGATCCGTTGTGGTTAGGGGCGGCGAGTCAGCGCCCCTGCCACAATCTTGATTTCAATACGATGACACCGGCTGAAATCATCCAAACCGTGCAGCATTATTCGCAAAATGCAGATATTGCGCTAATCGAAGCCAATAAAGGGCTGTACGACGGCATGGCGTTGGATGGTTCGGATAGCAATGCGGCTGTCGCTAAATTAACCCAATCCCCCGTTATTTTGGTGGTGGACTCACGCGGTATGACACGCGGCATTGCGCCGTTATTGCTCGGTTATCAAGCGTTTGACCGCGAAGTAAATATTGCCGGAATCATTTTCAATCGCGTGGGCGGTGCTCGCCACGCCGCTAAGTTGCGTGAATCCGTTGAGCATTACACCGACATCAAGGTGTTGGGCGCGGTACAAAATAATCCCGAAATGGAAATCGAAGAGCGCCATTTGGGGTTGATGCCGAGCAATGAGAGCGGTGCAGCAGAACAGCAGATTGCACGGATTCGGGATCTGGTGGCAGAACAGGTGGATTTGCGAGCAGTGCTGGGGATTGCGGAGCGTGCAGTAGGGTTGGAGGGCAGGGCGATTCATGAATCGCCCCTACAATATTCTGGGTCTCTTAGCATCGGTATCTGTCAAGACCCTGCCTTCGGTTTCTACTACCCCGGCGACCTCGAAGCCCTGCAACAAGCAGGCGCAACCCTTGTTCCAGTGAACACCCTGCAAGACACTGCTTTGCCCGCCATCGACGGTCTGTTTATTGGCGGTGGTTTTCCCGAAACCCACATGCAGCAATTGGCGGCGAATACGTCAATGCGCGACTCCATCCGCCGCGCCATCGACAACGGTTTGCCGACGTATGCGGAATGCGGCGGCTTGATGTACCTTTCCCGTAGCCTAATCTGGAACGGGCAACAAGCACCAATGGTGGGCGTGATTCCCGGTGACGCGGTGATGCATACCAAGCCGCAGGGCAGGGGTTACGTGAAATTGCAAGAAACCGCCGATATGCCTTGGCCGGGTGGCGACACGTTGCACACGATTAATGCACACGAGTTCCACTATTCGCGGCTTGAGAATTTGACCGCAACGGGTAAATTCGCCTACCGTATGCGGCGCGGAACTGGCATTGATGGTCAACACGATGGCTGGGTTTACCGCAATTTGTTAGCTTCTTACACACACATGCGCGATACCTCCCAATTCCGGTGGGCGCAGCGTTTTGTGGAATTTATCCGTCAAACTCAAAGGAATTCTATTGCATGA
- a CDS encoding HesB/IscA family protein, with protein MITVTAAAATQVRTASVQGNAIGLPLRIAIQTKPDGGFHYLMGFDDQEKAGDQKIESEGVVLVVDEASQPLVTGMTLDYVEIDGKLEFVFINPNDPNYRPPQA; from the coding sequence ATGATCACCGTTACTGCCGCCGCCGCCACTCAAGTTCGTACCGCTTCGGTACAGGGCAATGCCATTGGTTTACCGTTACGCATTGCTATCCAAACAAAGCCGGACGGTGGGTTTCATTACCTGATGGGGTTTGACGATCAGGAAAAAGCAGGCGACCAAAAAATCGAATCCGAAGGCGTGGTATTGGTGGTGGATGAGGCTTCTCAGCCATTAGTAACCGGCATGACGCTGGATTACGTGGAAATCGACGGCAAACTGGAGTTTGTTTTCATCAATCCGAATGACCCTAACTACCGTCCACCACAGGCGTAA